From Lonchura striata isolate bLonStr1 chromosome 3, bLonStr1.mat, whole genome shotgun sequence, one genomic window encodes:
- the ADGRF5 gene encoding adhesion G protein-coupled receptor F5 — MLSSTTTGLHCLFLLVSACCQISQSSNFYPFSYVIESTLGQESFYPEMQRQKRNMHILDLPAPEYIVYIEVSLQDSSYLEPLKDYVKNIYLLNNISNVQTTVSNISITTACRPSGENSGCCSCETGYAWPSTVCSDVMPCPSLSLEPALPCAYTQKLPFYGPYCEPQTEESCGMGEPIVMSMSVRLDSDFQDDLKHPSSLLYQKYKADLEEAFNASYRCLPGFVSAIVTDFSPGSVFVNFEVRTGAASFAQVGHSNRAVPQFLDSSYQLNPFTFTRVITNQTNFTVKPSNIFEGDTVRLTCEINSTFANVTWYHFGQTISAGSRYSIETVLASRRSILKITNVTTKDSGSYSCVLVMNSLYHTEIHNATETISVFPLHVTPNFEDIDVTCNSPEVQAKGLRLSCCIDRHLTSLKVSWKVNGTINITGVSILSGNCTEYQLNINESLCPPDKSGAVTTYTCEMETGHGARRAQSIRVTYLRKAHITVSSSTNSTVSEGYGFNVTCKSDVSNYDSISWKIQSGNDTKTVDCDMCIKNSKIPAVSVLTVKSASQAWRGTYICTFSQKSLDSSANITIEVISLPLKQNILIDPIATSIHCQVPHALECCISAKTVRDYSVTFLVQQNEFQVESKKKDNLFCYIYNYTEKECDKEKEIVAYCRFINRIGQGVDSEQIRLHLIPGKKISCSDSLGIGTEGAILIKPCCDVKDPKGFTRGNITYQCINSSWKVLRNDCLSGPINDLLNSAESLVSSPEAKAQLPSYLAQLQEQTKKELTTINNSSANLGAIVTILDMVSSIPVEAEEPTMQNFLSTVDLIVNDSTTEAWEDLNNEKTKQSSLLLQSVEKFSLRLQPLNNTIPSISANTVQLQGIVVKENNTDYNKNFRSTKNLTVNVLISETEIQTLTQNSTIVSVMYSRLGHILPQKTFEYVNGLLITTTLSSNRSQKFDVNMTFAKKDLSLKMPKCVFWNFTLNNHRGDWDNHGCTPTELGDYVICSCSHLTSFSILMSPDRSSEPIIENYISYIGLGISIASLVVCIIIESLVWKYVTNNTTSYMRHVCIVNIATSLLIADVWFIVTASITDQNQQTSRDICIMATFFIHFFYLCVFFWMLSLGLILFYRLVFILHNTSKTTQKAVAFCLGYVCPFVIAVTTIAVTLPKNSYTRKNVCWLNWKDSKALLAFVIPALIIVATNLFIAAVVIIKILRPTIGDRSSGQERKSLLQIGKSVAILTPLLGLTWGFGLATIIKNSHQAFHILFSLFNALQGLFILVFGTLWDKKIQEALLKRNSSSKWSSQQSKSSSLILVTPMLAMSYPFSRTFNNLCGKTGKYRVSSSDPSTSSTENTSKAYSLLN; from the exons CCTGCCGGCCCAGTGGTGAGAACAGCGGCTGCTGTTCCTGTGAAACTGGATATGCCTGGCCCAGCACCGTGTGCAGTGATGTGATGCCCTGCCCTTCTCTGAGCCTGGaaccagccctgccctgtgcctaCACGCAGAAATTGCCTTTCTATGGACCCTACTGTGAGCCCCAGACTGAAG AGTCATGTGGTATGGGAGAGCCCATTGTAATGAGTATGTCAGTCAGACTTGACTCAGACTTCCAGGACGATCTCAAGCATCCTTCCTCTCTGTTATACCAAAAATACAAAGCGGACCTAGAAGAAGCA TTTAATGCCAGCTACAGATGTTTACCAGGCTTTGTATCAGCAATAGTAACAGATTTTAG CCCTGGAAGTGTTTTTGTGAACTTTGAAGTAAGAACAGGAGCAGCAAGCTTCGCTCAGGTTGGACATTCCAACAGAGCTGTGCCACAGTTTCTGGACTCATCGTACCAGCTAAACCCATTCACCTTCACAAGAGTAATCACTA ATCAGACAAACTTCACCGTGAAACCCTCAAACATTTTTGAAGGGGACACAGTAAGACTGACCTGTGAGATAAATTCAACATTTGCCAACGTGACCTGGTATCACTTTGGCCAGACCATCTCAGCCGGCTCCCGGTACTCAATAGAGACAGTTTTAGCATCCAGAAGATCAATTCTTAAAATTACCAACGTTACCACAAAGGATTCTG GTTCCTACAGTTGCGTGTTAGTAATGAACAGTCTGTATCACACAGAGATACACAATGCCACAGAAACAATATCTGTCTTTCCACTACATGTCACTCCAAACTTTGAGGACATCGATGTCACATGCAACAGTCCTGAAGTGCAGGCAAAGGGTCTTCGGCTGTCCTGTTGCATTGACAGACACTTGACATCGCTTAAGGTTTCCTGGAAAGTAAATGGAACAATCAACATTACAG GAGTATCCATCTTGAGTGGAAACTGCACTGAATACCAGCTCAACATCAACGAGTCACTGTGCCCCCCTGATAAGTCAGGTGCAGTGACCACATACACGTGTGAGATGGAGACGGGGCACGGAGCCAGGCGTGCTCAAAGCATCAGAGTCACGTACCTGCGGAAAG CCCACATAACAGTATCTTCAAGCACAAACTCAACAGTTTCAGAGGGATATGGGTTCAATGTAACATGCAAAAGTGATGTGAGCAATTATGACAGCATCAGTTGGAAAATCCAGTCTGGAAATGACACAAAAACAGTGGACTGTGATATGTGCATCAAAAATAGCAAAATACCAGCCGTGTCTGTGCTCACAGTGAAGTCTGCCTCACAGGCCTGGAGAG GCACCTACATCTGCACATTCTCCCAGAAAAGCCTGGACAGTTCTGCCAACATTACCATTGAGGTGATTTCCTTGCCCCTGAAGCAGAACATCCTGATAGACCCCATTGCAACATCGATACACTGCCAAGTGCCACATGCCCTCGAGTGCTGCATAAGTGCAAAGACCGTGAGAGACTACAGCGTTACATTTTTGGTTCAACAAAATGAATTTCAAGTTG AGAGCAAGAAAAAAGACAATTTGTTTTGCTACATATACaattacacagaaaaagaaTGTGACAAAGAGAAAGAGATTGTGGCATATTGCAGATTTATCAACCGCATCGGACAGGGAGTTGACAGTGAACAAATAAGACTGCACTTGATACctg GTAAGAAAATTTCCTGCTCGGACAGCTTGGGCATTGGAACAGAAGGGGCCATATTAATAAAGCCATGCTGTGATGTCAAAGATCCAAAAGGTTTCACTCGAGGCAATATAACTTACCAGTGCATCAACAGCTCATGGAAGGTTTTAAGGAATGATTGCCTGTCTGGACCGATAAACGACCTGCTGAACAGTGCTGAG TCCTTGGTCAGCAGCCCTGAAGCAAAAGCTCAACTACCTTCCTACCTTGCACAGCTTCAGGAACAGACAAAAAAGGAGCTAACCACAATAAACAATTCTTCAGCAAACCTAGGTGCAATTGTTACCATCCTGGATATGGTCTCCTCTATCCCAGTTGAGGCAGAGGAGCCCACTATGCAG AATTTCTTATCCACAGTGGACTTAATTGTTAACGATTCCACCACAGAAGCTTGGGAAGACCTGAATAAtgagaagacaaaacaaagttCTTTGTTACTACAGTCAGTAGAAAAATTTTCCTTGCGCCTCCAACCACTTAATAACACCATTCCTTCTATCTCTGCAAACACCGTTCAGCTCCAAGGAATAGTTGTCAAGGAAAATAACACAGATTATAACAAGAACTTCCGCAGTACAAAAAACCTCACAGTTAATGTGCTCATTAGTGAAACTGAAATCCAGACTCTAACCCAAAATTCAACCATTGTCAGTGTGATGTACTCAAGACTTGGACATATTTTGCCCCAGAAAACATTTGAATATGTAAATGGTTTATTGATAACAACAACTTTGAGCAGCAACAGAAGCCAGAAGTTTGATGTTAATATGACTTTTGCAAAGAAAGACTTGTCTCTAAAGATGCCCAAGTGTGTCTTTTGGAACTTCACACTCAACAATCACAGGGGGGACTGGGATAATCATGGCTGCACACCCACAGAGTTAGGAGATTATGTCATTTGCTCCTGCAGTCACTTGACATCATTCTCCATCCTGATGTCACCTGATAGATCCTCTGAGCCAAtaattgaaaattatatttcctaCATTGGCCTGGGCATTTCAATTGCGAGCTTGGTGGTCTGCATCATAATTGAATCCCTGGTCTGGAAGTATGTGACCAACAACACAACCTCCTACATGCGCCATGTCTGTATTGTCAACATTGCTACATCCCTGCTGATTGCTGACGTTTGGTTCATTGTCACTGCCTCCATCACTGATCAAAACCAGCAGACGAGCAGAGACATCTGTATCATGGCCACCTTCTTCATCCATTTTTTCTACCTGTGTGTCTTTTTCTGGATGCTGAGCCTGGGCCTTATCCTTTTCTACAGACTGGTGTTCATCTTACACAACACGAGTAAGACTACACAGAAGGCGGTGGCATTCTGCCTGGGATATGTGTGCCCCTTTGTCATTGCAGTCACCACCATCGCTGTCACACTGCCAAAGAACAGTTACACCAGAAAGAATGTCTGCTGGCTCAACTGGAAGGACAGCAAAGCTCTCCTGGCCTTTGTCATACCTGCCTTGATCATTGTGGCCACAAACTTGTTCATTGCCGCTGTTgttataataaaaatactgagGCCAACTATTGGGGATAGGTCAAGCGGGCAGGAGAGAAAATCTCTGCTTCAGATTGGCAAAAGTGTGGCCATCCTGACACCACTGTTAGGCCTCACCTGGGGTTTTGGCCTTGCCACCATCATCAAAAACAGTCATCAAGCTTTCCACATCCTCTTCAGTCTGTTCAATGCTTTGCAG GGATTATTCATTTTGGTGTTTGGGACTCTCTGGGATAAGAAG aTACAAGAAGCCCTGTTGAAGAGGAATTCATCATCCAAATGGAGTTCACAGCAATCAAAG tcATCCTCCCTGATCCTGGTGACACCAATGCTTGCTATGAGCTACCCATTTTCAAGAACCTTTAACAACTTATGTGGGAAAACAG GCAAATACAGAGTATCTTCTTCAGACCCATCCACCTCTTCCACTGAAAATACTTCCAAGGCATATTCCCTGCTTAACTGA